Below is a window of Littorina saxatilis isolate snail1 linkage group LG2, US_GU_Lsax_2.0, whole genome shotgun sequence DNA.
acagcgcgatattcgttaattttcatttcaagatacaaatcttctaaaagaccgaacgctctcgtgttcagctgacactgaagttgccagtgccgtatgatcttttcttttgtcgggaattcccgaaccgtctggtgcagccacagagatctgcagcgcactgatctaaactgaatagtgcatgctacaggagtacgggagacaactccaactgactaaatttgtcgtctgcttttgttttcgatacgagacgaagcactgacgggaagaaaaagtaaaaatagaatcacttgtaaagagttaactattcgtttagacagtcacattgcatgtatcagatataattctaacagtgaaagaacatatgaagtaaagtttgtaaatgagagagcgtattgagcttaagaatgttgtataagagaaagggggaatgtacgttctgggttaccgattccgacagacccggcattggttcaaaacaaccttactttactgtatttttttttttgtatggatttatgcagtatttttctgattttgtcgcatgtttcattttagtaaaagtttagtccagaagcctattttgcgttaatatttagggtctgtcggaatcggtgagccagaacgtacattctccctttctctctgcctgttccaccctgccccatgtcccaccctacccctccctcccctatgtcaaagcagcaccgccctgatatggcccttcgtggtcggctgggcgttaagcaaacaaacaaacaaacaaacaaactagccTGAATTCCCGTTTGCTAATTTTACAAGTTCTGGTAGTAGGGGTATTATTGATTGCACATGCGTAAGAGTGTGTCAGTGTTACGTGGATGCTAAAAATAGAAAGATGTAAATTCCCGTTTGCTTAGTTCCTACCGGAAAGGTCAGAGATACGAAAGATCTATTGCCTAACGGACATTTGTCTCCTCAATTTTTGTTATGCAATCaatcataaaataaaatatgagATAAATAAAAATCTAAAGAGAAACTGCGTGTTTGTGTTCAAAAACAGCACTCCAATGTATTGATCGAAACACGTACGGTTGCTAAAATAACCATCGTATTCAGTGGAGGCACAGCAAAGTTACAACACACCTATACCGTTTCAAGGAAACAGGTCCATATGCAAGTGGTTCAGTGGCCACCAAAATAAAGTCTTTTTGCACTTGAatcaagtcaaacagtttatttaccaaatgcaaagcacaggattttgttatggtgtatgcatccaaacttcacactccttccacacgcatattatatcataataaatatgtacagataaagtgttcaattcCACTGGGCCTAATTACATGTGTACACCAACCAGAATGATTGTGGATGATGTTTTTCAAGCTatatatcaacacacacacacacacacgcgcgcacacacacacacgcacacacacatgcacgcacgtaagcacgcacacacacacacacacacacacacacacacacacacacacacacactcaatcaatcaatcaatcaatcaattaatcaatcaatcaatcaatcaaaaggACTTGTGGTAGTATCGAGTTTCACTTTAATTGCACTTTGCCAATAATAATTATACAACATCTTGAAAGCGTAAAGCCTGTATCACATTGCAATTCCACTTCGAATCCTTCCACAATGATATGAGACGTTTCATGAACACCAATATATCCCGAACACATCCGCGTAATGAgcgtctctttgtgtcattaaACCACTGAGTTAGCACATACAAATAATACAAAATCATTACAAACACAGTCGGACAAATACAAAGTCTTGCTGCGTCGAAATGAACAAAGCGAGACCTGTTTGTGCGCAGTTCATTTCCTACTGGAATCATTTATCATCGCCGCCGGTACGACTGACCCGTATACGTTAATCCTACCAGTATTTTAACCGGTATCATACCGGAAATGTTTGGCAATACAGTCCGTAGTAACCTTCTCGTCGACAATACACTCCTTCATCTGTTGAAAATATGTCCAGCCATTTTCACGTAACACGtacgagggccccaaagggggggtatcatcacgatcacgggaagggaaattttagctttcacgatcacagttaccttgatttttgttttcacgatcacaaacaccttgacgaatagaggatcatagagtgatacagctgtgaaaaatttacgttgaaaataaaatgctttcaaataatgcccatcacgatcacgaaaacaaatgacgatcacgatcacgagacttgatttttttgtcatcacggatcacgggcaaagtcccatcacgatcacagaagtTGAAATTTcagcaatcacggtcacagaaaggtcaaaaaacgccaatcacgatcacgattttaaaccctttggggccctcacgtACTGCGGAAATGTGTTTTTGCTttcatcgttttcttttctgtttcattcaCATTTTCATCTTCATGTACCCCCGAATGAGTCATGGGCAGCCGTCCTCCTTCTCTGGTGGACATATCCAGCAGAACCTGCCATTGTGGCCACCTCTCCAAAGCGAACACCCGCCCACAACGACCATTACAAGGATCCCAGACAAGTTTTCATTccatataattcaccttttggTTGGTCCATTGAATGGGCGTTAAAGACAGGTTTGACCGTAGCTAGAACCGGGAATCGTTTCGATGATAGTTCTGTCTCGGTCCTACCAAACATAGCCGTTGTGATGAAAATAACCGCCCCTAGGCTCATACGTTTCAAAGGGCACCAGCGAGCCTTCAGGTACCTTGTTTGGGGGAATTCTCCACACCCTCCACCTGTACTGGTTCAGTTTGACAGGTCCGTTGTGAAGGAGGATGTCCCTCCCGGATGTCTTCCCGACCTCTGTCACCTGATCAAAGAAAGGAATAACAGTTGTATTACCATTTTTAGGAGATGGCCTCTTTTGTGTACACATGCACGTGGTTTCACTGTCATGAATGCGCGTGGCGTGCTAACTGGTCAAAGTCTCGAAATTAATAGGTTGACAGTTATAATTGTATTTAGCGAGAAAACCGTACACCCTTTTACAATATTCGTGTTTGCAATAGACTGAACATGAACATTCACGCATTCTGATAGGTtcagaagggggtgggggggggaccCAGTGGGAGTGTCGTAGAGCAAtattaaaaacacaaaaactcaATTTGTCTGCCTGAAATTAAAAGATCAACACAGTcgggtatgacgtcatcaaatgcaTTTACGCCTCAAATTAACTGGGCAAAGTTGACTCCATGATGCATACTTTGAAGCTGGCCGCAATCTTCAGCATTGAGTaaatagacttcgcgaagtggactcagtgatggcgctagtatgttttcaaaccggtacgcaaactttaaTGATGCGAACAGTCCAGAAAACAACTGTAGGCTGGTCATTGCAATCAGGCGGACTCCAACTCAGAAtactttttttgttgctttaCCAGTAAAAACAaaccggtagttctaaaaatcagccggtaggtcataccggcagtcAATTTtattccggtattttctcattttggTTAACGCAATTActgtcgacttcgggctcaattcaCGACCACTATTCGGCTTGCAGGGGCAAATAGAGTCCGCGAGGGAGTGGGTATAGCCTTAAACAGAGTTCGGATGGGGCTCCTGAAACGTTTAGGGAAGCCCTGAAAGAGTTGAGGGGGCCCTGAAAtagctgggggggggggatacaaaTTTGGAGGAGGGCTGGAGTGGGGCGGCCCCATAAAGAGTTAATAGGGGCTCTAAGGAGAGTTGAGGGGGGGCATAGAAGAGTTGAGGGGGCCTTAACATAACTGAGGGGGCACCTAAAGAGTTGAGGGGGGAAGGAGAACAAATTgctcgaggggggggggggggggatggctcTTTAAAGATGTTGAAGGGGGTTGGGTTGTATACTTCgcatcaaaacaaatcatgcCCGTCATCCTCAGCATTGCTAACCTTATCAGGGGGCAGTTCCACTTCAATGGCGATGTCCACCTTTCCGTTTTTGATGTAGCGACCGCCATTCGTCGTCCAGTTGTTCTGCGCGATGATTCCCTGGCCTTCTCTGGGATGCTTAGATGAGAAGTAAACTCCTGCGAAAGACATTTGTTACTGAGAGTTGTGATAGGTGGTAAAAACACTTCTTTAATGATGGaataaaactctctctctctctctctctctctctctctctctctctctctctctctctctctctctcaatcgcCCTCTAtcctagtctctctctctctctctctctctctctctctctctctctctctctctctctctctcttttgcaatGGGCTCATAGCCTAGGCAATAAAACATTCTGACTGacttcttctctctttctctctctctctctctctctctctctctctctctctctctctctctctcacacacacacacacacacacacacacacacacacacacacacacacacccaaacacacacacacattcacacacacccacacacacactcaaacacacacacacacacacacacacacacacacactcaaacacacacacactcaaacacacacacacacacacacacacacacatacaactacACCCGCTCTTCGTAAAACCTACCTCTTCCAAAATGGTGATGGTTTTTCTGTTTTGACCCCATGCGAATGCAACGTGTTTCACGAATCTTTTCCAGCCCTGTTTCGCTTGTGCTGTGGAAGCAAGATCTGTGAGAGCTCATTCCGGCCATTTCTTGTGCAGTTGTGTGCTTTTCCTTGAATCTGTTAATTCTGCAATCTAGAAACAGAAAAGCTGATTAATACAGCATACAATCAAGGGACCCGGAGTGGTGTTCTGTTCTTgtattctctttctttttacaaaCAAGAAAGGGGGGAAAGCAGAATACAATCAGGGACCTATAGGTCTATGATAcaattgtgacaggggaggctaccgctcctttcacaacggactctgcacccgggttgttggcctttaaagtcaacacctgtggtttgtagagttctgtttgtgatggggtctggtggtttccgattgtctgtatgttcatggaaaccttcgggtttgcataacagtttttatagggctaagaaattagccctaacattttcaatcctgtttgattgcacttcgcttcccgaggtgatcgtagtgtttcggcacacggttacacaaTGAAGGAAGCGTACTCGCCTTTCTACGAACAATCGTTAGTGACTTGGGCCCTGTCAGTCGTGGCCTTCAGCCTTGAAATAGTAAAGTCAGACAGAAACATTAATTTCAAGCTTCGATGTTATTACTTATTAATTCGttcctttgtttttctttgttcgtTAATTAAacatgtatttgtttatttatttactttttttagtttttgtttgtttgttatattGACTAATTGGTTGATTAGGGACATGAAGTGTTTATATGCTAAACACGGATGTATTAACCAAAAAATGacaaaatgaataaatgaatgaatgagatAATACATCCATGCATCAGTCAATCAATTGGTCAATATAACATTCTTTCATTTATTGATTCAGCTACCCGACCAGTTCAAACGTCGTTGgaagaaaacaaatacaaaccaCTTACCTCTTTGAAGAGGCCGACAACCAGACTTGTGTCAAGGTATATGTAGCAGGTATTTTTCTCAACTCACTGGTAGACAGCGCAGGTGCACGTAGTTATATTATAGTTCACAGAAATTGCGGGGATTCCCTGTTAGGCTGTAACGTAAGCCGGTTCGGGTCATTTTCGCGTTGCAGCAGAAAAAGTATCAACATTCCCATGTAGCTAATAATAATACTTCCGCGACAGTACACTAAAACACTGAAATGGTAGCTTATTATTGACAACGAATGTGCAGAGCAAGAAATACACAAAGAAACACAGAGCAGAGCAAACAAGGCAACAGTAGCATGTCAATGAAGTTATTACTCGTCTGCTGGaacaacgaaaacaaaacattattatCTCAGGTAAATGTACTCTTGATGGAGCACAGCCAGCGCTAGCCAAGGCTCTACGTGTTTCTGTTCAAAGTTCTGAGCGTTCCATTCGCCAAAACATCACGAGTTTCCCTTTAGTGTTTTCTTTATTCTATCCCAAATGGTAGTATAAAAAGCTTTGGTCTGAAGAAAACGTACCATTCATTCTTGAAAGTTGAGCTGCTGTGGCACTTTGCACGCCACTGATCAATGTTGAATGGACCTATTTTGATATCTGTGACCAAACTGTAAAACCCGTTGGACGGCAATTTCAATCTTTCTATTTCTGTAGCCACGTAAAggctgttcttaaccagacgaacctttGGTTCGCGAACTAGGTTCGTGGGGTTCGGCGAACCTCAAGACTGGTTCGGCGAACTTGTCTtggttcttaaccagacgaacctgaGTTTTCGAACTAGGTTTGGGAGGTTCGGCGAACTAGGTTCGGGGTTTGCAAGTCATGTCTTGGGAACCTTGAAGATCGGGCCGAACCTTTGACTCTTCTGCCAAGGAGGAAGAcaaattattgaaaaactgaatctcaatggcggacgaaatcacccaagtcaaaattacattttctgagattttataaaaacaacgcttgaacgaaaaggtagaatggtgacttccgttcgatttcaagttaagcttttcacttttccgagcAAGACAACCGCTGAGAGTGAAAAAACGCCGCTGTTCGACTTCGAAATTTCCAGTCGTAGACGACCTTCGCTTCTGCAGCATTGTGTTAGTGCAGGTGAGGCAGTGTTACTCATTTCGCTGAGCTCGTTTTCGTATTGTTGTGCATTAGGATCATCTAGTATGATATGAATAAAAGCAGGAATGACTTCGGCATGTAAACGCATTGATTTTGTCGAAATCAGCACAGCAGTAAGCTAGATTCTTTCTGctcaatttgtttaatttttttcttcaaaagtttatgactttgattttgattgtttgtttatctcaTCGGCACAACATCCATCAGGCAAAATATCAATATGTTGAATGATAACGTTGAGATAAGGAAGTTCACacatttatctgcttgcaacaacaatcgcaaggacagatctatctgcttcgttgactgctagattttcattgaatttaTGATCTCGTTTTCAATTAGATctggacagtgtttgtgttcttagattcatgattgaccatgcaggctgattgagatcataacattgtgtttgtttgtgctggtgcaatGTGCAGATCAATGGCCCGGACCGCAGGATGACCCAGTGATCAATACAACTTGCGTTCACCACTCAACATTGTCTTCCACCTAACTCAAGGGCAAAAATAAAGGTACATGGTGGTGAAATCATTGTGCAATTTATGTCTGTGAAGATCAAGATAGTTGTTAGCACTaactgatcatgcttattaTTATCAAGTTACATACACACTCCGCCCCAGCTCCACCCTAAACCCATAACAACACTCTCCAGTCCAACTACCCCCACCCTTCCGTGCAACATATGTTGCCGTCTGTACCTTGTTTGTGGTTATGGGGAGTGCTCAAATAATTCCATAACTGTtaatataaattaaaagtactgagagtttcattttccattgctcttccccttcctcacgtcacattacacactccctttgccccatcccccaccccctctctctttctatgctctcttttttcttttacttctacttctctttctctctctctctacctgtatAAATCAGCTCTCTGGTTGTTGCTTCTGTAAGTGTAATGTAAAGTTCTACATCTCTGCATAAAttttgtattgtcatttttCAGAATGCCCTTGTAATAACTTCAGCGTCTGCCCATGGAGTCTATATAGGTCAAAGTCTCAAATGTGATGTGATCAAGAGGATGCCGCAATGATCCAGGTAATATTGCAAATACTCAAACTGATCTAAAAGCAGAAGCATAACGTGATCCACAAACATTTCTGCTTAAACATTACAGGGTTACAGTACACCCAGAAAAACAGCTGGATGTTAGTGCATAATTATCTGCAAGTGAAAGCAACATCGACCCTCTCCCCCTGCTCTTTTTCCATCAGCAAGAGCAACATTTATTTTCATGTACAACTTTTTTAGTGCCTCTTATGTTGTATAACTGTTGatatttaaatgaagcaagtgtttgttttcaatggcactgcatttcccatgtacacacacacacacacacacacacacacacacacacattcgcattgtctctgtctgtctgtctgtgtctgtctgtctctctctctgtctctctctctctctctctctatttgtctgttTTTACATAAGTAATTTTGATCACTTGCACTTCACTGGGATTTAGTTACTGAATCAGTCATTCAGTGAGAGTGTTATGTAGAGTAAGTGTATTgagtctgctgctgctgttgttcttaCTCATTACTGTTTTTCCTCTCTGCATAATTCTTGTTCTCCCTTAAATTGCTGGTGTTATTTTCATCATTACAGTATCTGTCCATTGAGTCTGCGTCTGAGCTGTGATGGGACCAAAAAGATTCCAGAATGAAAGAGGTAACTTTTACTGATCTTTATTTAGTTTATGGAGAAGTTGGTTCACATAATGCATTACAGAGTTGCTGCCTTTTTAGATATATTAAACATTGTACCAGTCATTACATGATCAAACTGTGTTAGCCACCCCACCTTCCCCGGTTCCCAGCTATCCTTCTATCCCCGCCTCTAAACCCCCACCCCAATTCTTCCATGCAGTTCTCCCATGCACCACAGCGTCTATCAATGGAGTCTACAATATTGTCTGGGATGTGATTTGAGCAAGAGCAtgtcagaatgatcaaggtaactttttaaacacacagaACTGATCAAACTGTAGAATTCAAGTATACAATTTCAGATGTTTTCAAATGCATAACATACTGGAACAGTCAGGGTCTTTCTCCACATAAAGAGTGTGAGGTTTTCTTGGTAAAATTGCGATTTTTGTCGCTATGCGCAGAGTGCGacctttttatttgatttttgtactataaaggcagatattcaaataaaagaaagtcttgcatggggaggaaggaatatgcatgaggcttttgacaagacaaactgtCCTTATTAGAGCCTTAACATACGTTCCTTACCGTTAGAACcaaaatgtcagacatcatAGATGCTCCAATTAAACAAAAGAAGGGCATCctaaacataattatacactgtACCGCACATTAATAACCTGGTTGTGTTCTGTGGCAGTGCATAGTGGGAACCTTTTTGCTTAATGAATTTCACATGTGTCTGTAACTTGAATCTCCACCAAAAGAAGCTGGACGTAAAAAGGGGTGTCTAAAAAAAAGCGCCATATTTCCTTtttgatctctttttttttcgcagtcaaaaatgtgattaaaaagaaaatagggagGTTTTTTTACCATCCTGTATAGTCTTGTtgttcccatgtaaaaacctagtCAAACATGTGGTGTCTGATATGCTGGGTAATATGGTGAGGAACATGCCTTTAAAGGCCCAGTGATAATTGTGAAAGCCGTTCTACTCAGCTGGAATTtgatgaattttgttgttgtgtttaatgaaatgaattcgcaaaaaggaaaaaaaatttttttactgTTCACACAAAGCACTTGTAGATAGTTGGTATGTGCCGCATGTCAGGGGTGGtcttattcaatcaatcaatatgaggcttatattgcgcgtattccgtgggtacagttctaagcgcagggatttttatttttatgcaatttatatcgcgcacatatt
It encodes the following:
- the LOC138957992 gene encoding uncharacterized protein; protein product: MAGMSSHRSCFHSTSETGLEKIRETRCIRMGSKQKNHHHFGRGVYFSSKHPREGQGIIAQNNWTTNGGRYIKNGKVDIAIEVELPPDKVTEVGKTSGRDILLHNGPVKLNQYRWRVWRIPPNKVPEGSLVPFETYEPRGGYFHHNGYVW